The proteins below are encoded in one region of Paramisgurnus dabryanus chromosome 2, PD_genome_1.1, whole genome shotgun sequence:
- the irx6a gene encoding Iroquois homeobox protein 6a isoform X1: MQFFVSANTSTTCCDSISRSVTEGPSAPQSAASFCCPSYENRLLASTRSELNAALGMYGSPYAAAAAAAGQSYANYFPYSADPSAIYSSLNPQYEIKEGSGSLHGTITQPAAYYPYDHSLGQYQYDRYGTVDFNGSTRRKNATRETTSTLKTWLYEHRKNPYPTKGEKIMLAIITKMTLTQVSTWFANARRRLKKENKMTWSPKNKAGDDRKEDLIKTDPDSITKDSKESKDEQDLQFSDLDDIEDEECDKLDSDCEKSGQDDLATSSPPKRDCNPELNFSSFPCGLKNLGPLNSDYLDPLGSKPQQSSPQSSSISTVALSHFETSEKPRIWSLARTAAAGVVLAAQQGDVRIGPGDCQMQAVRLHTVGGGQCGELQNPTNLSNTENLYQEGLQGIHKAYTIGSYKNLQIHSSSYPVLSESCQYSSMEEFSSTGKTETEHTEPNNTCPALQDTKITAFRPVMKRTVNMPINTGTFL, translated from the exons ATGCAGTTTTTCGTGTCGGCAAACACCAGTACGACTTGCTGCGATTCGATTTCCAGGTCGGTGACAGAAGGACCGAGCGCGCCTCAGAGCGCAGCTTCATTCTGCTGTCCCTCCTATGAGAACCGGCTGCTGGCGAGCACACGGTCGGAGCTCAACGCTGCCCTCGGGATGTACGGGTCTCCTTACGCAGCAGCGGCGGCCGCAGCCGGTCAAAGCTACGCCAACTACTTTCCGTACAGTGCCGACCCCTCCGCCATCTACTCCAGCCTG AACCCACAATATGAAATCAAAGAGGGGTCAGGGAGTCTTCATGGTACTATAACCCAACCTGCTGCCTACTATCCATATGACCACTCACTGGGACAATACCAGTATGATAG ATATGGGACTGTTGATTTTAATGGGTCAACACGGAGAAAGAATGCTACACGCGAGACAACAAGCACTCTTAAAACGTGGCTTTATGAACACCGGAAAAACCCTTACCCGACAAAGGGTGAAAAAATCATGCTGGCCATCATCACTAAAATGACTCTCACACAAGTGTCCACCTGGTTTGCCAATGCAAGAAGGAgactaaagaaagaaaataagatGACCTGGTCCCCCAAAAACAAAGCAGGTGATGACAGAAAAGAAGACCTCATTAAGACTGACCCAGACAGCATTACCAAAG ACTCCAAAGAGAGTAAGGATGAGCAAGACCTGCAGTTCAGCGACCTGGATGACATTGAGGACGAGGAATGTGACAAGCTGGACAGTGACTGTGAGAAATCGGGTCAGGATGACCTTGCAACTTCCTCCCCACCAAAGAGAGACTGTAACCCTGAGCTGAACTTCTCATCCTTTCCCTGTGGCCTGAAGAATTTGGGACCTCTGAACTCGGACTATCTGGATCCGCTCGGCTCCAAACCACAGCAGTCCTCACCTCAGTCCAGTTCCATAAGCACTGTGGCACTCTCTCATTTTGAGACATCGGAAAAGCCCCGGATCTGGTCGCTGGCACGCACAGCTGCCGCAGGGGTTGTATTAGCCGCACAGCAAGGAGATGTACGGATTGGGCCTGGAGACTGTCAGATGCAGGCAGTCAGGTTGCACACAGTTGGAGGAGGGCAGTGTGGGGAGCTTCAAAACCCTACGAACTTGAGCAATACTGAAAATCTTTACCAGGAAGGACTGCAGGGGATACATAAAGCATACACGATTGGGAGCTACAAGAACCTTCAGATACACTCTTCATCCTATCCAGTACTGTCTGAATCCTGCCAGTACTCCTCAATGGAAG AGTTCTCCAGCACAGGAAAGACAGAAACAGAACACACTGAGCCCAATAATACATGTCCAGCACTCCAGGATACTAAAATTACTGCATTCAGACCTGTAATGAAGAG GACTGTGAATATGCCAATAAACACGGGGACATTTTTATGA
- the irx6a gene encoding Iroquois homeobox protein 6a isoform X2: protein MVTKEAAMSFSQFGYPYNATSQFFVSANTSTTCCDSISRSVTEGPSAPQSAASFCCPSYENRLLASTRSELNAALGMYGSPYAAAAAAAGQSYANYFPYSADPSAIYSSLNPQYEIKEGSGSLHGTITQPAAYYPYDHSLGQYQYDRYGTVDFNGSTRRKNATRETTSTLKTWLYEHRKNPYPTKGEKIMLAIITKMTLTQVSTWFANARRRLKKENKMTWSPKNKAGDDRKEDLIKTDPDSITKDSKESKDEQDLQFSDLDDIEDEECDKLDSDCEKSGQDDLATSSPPKRDCNPELNFSSFPCGLKNLGPLNSDYLDPLGSKPQQSSPQSSSISTVALSHFETSEKPRIWSLARTAAAGVVLAAQQGDVRIGPGDCQMQAVRLHTVGGGQCGELQNPTNLSNTENLYQEGLQGIHKAYTIGSYKNLQIHSSSYPVLSESCQYSSMEEFSSTGKTETEHTEPNNTCPALQDTKITAFRPVMKR, encoded by the exons ATGGTAACAAAAGAAGCAGCAATGTCTTTCTCGCAGTTTGGATATCCTTACAATGCAACTTCTCAG TTTTTCGTGTCGGCAAACACCAGTACGACTTGCTGCGATTCGATTTCCAGGTCGGTGACAGAAGGACCGAGCGCGCCTCAGAGCGCAGCTTCATTCTGCTGTCCCTCCTATGAGAACCGGCTGCTGGCGAGCACACGGTCGGAGCTCAACGCTGCCCTCGGGATGTACGGGTCTCCTTACGCAGCAGCGGCGGCCGCAGCCGGTCAAAGCTACGCCAACTACTTTCCGTACAGTGCCGACCCCTCCGCCATCTACTCCAGCCTG AACCCACAATATGAAATCAAAGAGGGGTCAGGGAGTCTTCATGGTACTATAACCCAACCTGCTGCCTACTATCCATATGACCACTCACTGGGACAATACCAGTATGATAG ATATGGGACTGTTGATTTTAATGGGTCAACACGGAGAAAGAATGCTACACGCGAGACAACAAGCACTCTTAAAACGTGGCTTTATGAACACCGGAAAAACCCTTACCCGACAAAGGGTGAAAAAATCATGCTGGCCATCATCACTAAAATGACTCTCACACAAGTGTCCACCTGGTTTGCCAATGCAAGAAGGAgactaaagaaagaaaataagatGACCTGGTCCCCCAAAAACAAAGCAGGTGATGACAGAAAAGAAGACCTCATTAAGACTGACCCAGACAGCATTACCAAAG ACTCCAAAGAGAGTAAGGATGAGCAAGACCTGCAGTTCAGCGACCTGGATGACATTGAGGACGAGGAATGTGACAAGCTGGACAGTGACTGTGAGAAATCGGGTCAGGATGACCTTGCAACTTCCTCCCCACCAAAGAGAGACTGTAACCCTGAGCTGAACTTCTCATCCTTTCCCTGTGGCCTGAAGAATTTGGGACCTCTGAACTCGGACTATCTGGATCCGCTCGGCTCCAAACCACAGCAGTCCTCACCTCAGTCCAGTTCCATAAGCACTGTGGCACTCTCTCATTTTGAGACATCGGAAAAGCCCCGGATCTGGTCGCTGGCACGCACAGCTGCCGCAGGGGTTGTATTAGCCGCACAGCAAGGAGATGTACGGATTGGGCCTGGAGACTGTCAGATGCAGGCAGTCAGGTTGCACACAGTTGGAGGAGGGCAGTGTGGGGAGCTTCAAAACCCTACGAACTTGAGCAATACTGAAAATCTTTACCAGGAAGGACTGCAGGGGATACATAAAGCATACACGATTGGGAGCTACAAGAACCTTCAGATACACTCTTCATCCTATCCAGTACTGTCTGAATCCTGCCAGTACTCCTCAATGGAAG AGTTCTCCAGCACAGGAAAGACAGAAACAGAACACACTGAGCCCAATAATACATGTCCAGCACTCCAGGATACTAAAATTACTGCATTCAGACCTGTAATGAAGAGGTGA